One genomic window of Candidatus Micrarchaeia archaeon includes the following:
- a CDS encoding PIN domain-containing protein, whose translation MELVIDANILFAALIKNNLTSELLFKDELDLYAPEFILSEFKKYKNEIKKKTNRTDSEFEKLLEVFQRRTELIPCEEIKPFIKQAKQICPDIGDIQYIALALKLRCAIWSNDKELKNQKIVKVYSTSEIINLFPKYKEI comes from the coding sequence ATGGAACTTGTAATAGATGCAAATATTTTGTTTGCAGCATTAATAAAAAATAATCTCACTTCAGAATTACTATTTAAAGATGAATTAGATTTATATGCTCCAGAATTTATCCTTAGTGAATTTAAAAAGTATAAAAACGAAATAAAAAAGAAAACCAATAGAACAGATTCAGAATTTGAAAAATTATTAGAAGTTTTCCAAAGAAGAACTGAACTTATACCTTGTGAGGAAATCAAACCATTCATTAAACAAGCAAAACAAATATGTCCGGATATTGGAGATATACAATATATTGCTCTAGCTTTAAAATTACGCTGTGCAATATGGTCAAACGATAAAGAATTAAAAAATCAAAAAATAGTTAAAGTCTATTCAACTTCTGAAATAATCAATTTATTTCCAAAATATAAAGAAATTTAA
- a CDS encoding GNAT family N-acetyltransferase, whose product MKSKNYPSNHYCRKNEQIIGTIAGFFTDEFTLYIHLLHISKEYRNTKDFLAFKLINEMINSIPIKVSKVSAITWEGNNNSLNLMQHIGFKIIGKKEQDMVDERTTIYLEAELSTVKEKLKRYIRF is encoded by the coding sequence ATGAAAAGCAAAAATTACCCTTCCAATCATTATTGCAGAAAAAATGAACAAATTATAGGAACAATTGCTGGATTTTTTACAGATGAATTTACTTTATATATTCATTTACTACACATATCTAAAGAGTATAGGAATACTAAAGATTTTTTAGCATTTAAATTGATAAATGAAATGATAAATAGTATTCCAATTAAAGTATCTAAAGTTAGTGCTATAACTTGGGAAGGTAATAACAATAGTTTAAACCTTATGCAACATATTGGTTTTAAGATAATTGGAAAAAAAGAACAGGATATGGTTGATGAAAGAACAACAATTTATTTAGAAGCAGAATTATCCACAGTTAAAGAGAAATTAAAAAGATACATAAGATTTTAA